Proteins found in one Amycolatopsis umgeniensis genomic segment:
- a CDS encoding nitroreductase family deazaflavin-dependent oxidoreductase, translating into MTTPPKTEIRDRNSSALSKIRASEPKPYEEKTYVLRALTIPGRSSGHPRTVPIAVVQFDGTHYICAPDRGRDWVQNLIAAEHCDLEGDPEPRHQADLVDDEAAAGAVYAYLAKLGKPSTMWPFPSDASPEEIHRHLGNIAVFRLKPRTP; encoded by the coding sequence GTGACCACCCCACCGAAGACCGAGATCCGCGACCGCAACTCTTCAGCACTCAGCAAGATCCGCGCCAGCGAACCGAAACCATACGAGGAGAAGACCTATGTCCTGCGAGCACTGACCATCCCAGGCCGCTCAAGCGGACACCCACGAACGGTTCCCATAGCCGTTGTGCAATTCGACGGAACACACTACATCTGCGCGCCCGACCGCGGGCGCGACTGGGTCCAGAACCTCATCGCAGCCGAGCACTGTGACCTCGAAGGCGACCCCGAACCACGGCACCAAGCCGACCTCGTCGACGACGAGGCTGCGGCCGGTGCCGTCTATGCCTACCTTGCGAAACTCGGGAAGCCTTCGACGATGTGGCCCTTCCCGAGCGACGCCAGTCCCGAGGAGATCCACCGGCACCTCGGCAACATCGCCGTGTTCCGGCTCAAGCCTCGCACCCCGTGA
- a CDS encoding MAB_1171c family putative transporter, producing the protein MNLTQFLILVLAWFLYRLAKSPRNPALWAVVACIAFHLLGSTTGIVYLRVLFGELPTSSTVKLVMNLALNISRYALMLFFLLSAGGTRRRAQIEGAVLGVVCAAITTAILVLPPELRDKAYPTSGSLPNTMSAPGVAPFYLIGGAYTIYATIQTARWALRYANESQHRARLGLRIAAAGLGFTATATAARTVVTIVRWTGHPGYGGDLMAVTNRLVPIGTFLFLAGVLYVGLAARLSALRVWLRHRRTYHELRPLWEPLHMAFPEGQLDRAPTHRWFDRISPWRIGHKYWRRVIEIRDGLLQISPHLVDLGYDTGRPAEQQADTIRRAVERQRAGTAPQARTALTVAEPSTTNINDDVNQLVRLSQALAQKGSP; encoded by the coding sequence ATGAACCTGACCCAGTTCCTGATCCTCGTGCTGGCCTGGTTCCTGTATCGGCTGGCGAAGTCGCCGCGCAACCCGGCGTTGTGGGCTGTGGTCGCGTGTATCGCCTTCCACCTGTTGGGGTCCACCACCGGCATCGTCTACTTGCGCGTGCTCTTCGGCGAGCTGCCGACCTCCAGCACCGTCAAGCTCGTCATGAACCTCGCCCTGAACATCTCGCGGTACGCGCTGATGCTGTTCTTCCTGCTGTCTGCGGGCGGAACCCGGCGGCGCGCGCAGATCGAAGGCGCGGTCCTCGGAGTCGTGTGCGCTGCGATAACCACAGCAATTCTCGTCCTGCCGCCAGAATTACGAGACAAGGCCTACCCGACCAGCGGCTCGCTCCCCAACACTATGTCCGCCCCCGGCGTCGCCCCCTTCTATCTCATCGGCGGCGCCTACACGATCTACGCCACGATCCAGACCGCCCGCTGGGCCCTGCGTTACGCCAACGAATCCCAGCACCGCGCCCGGCTCGGCCTCCGTATCGCCGCAGCAGGCCTCGGGTTCACCGCGACGGCGACAGCGGCACGTACCGTTGTCACGATCGTGCGCTGGACCGGTCATCCCGGCTACGGCGGCGACCTCATGGCCGTCACCAACCGGCTGGTCCCCATCGGGACCTTCCTCTTCTTGGCCGGCGTGCTGTACGTCGGGCTCGCCGCACGACTGTCCGCCCTCCGTGTCTGGCTGCGACACCGGCGGACCTACCACGAGCTACGTCCGCTGTGGGAACCGCTCCACATGGCGTTTCCCGAGGGCCAGCTCGACCGCGCTCCCACCCACCGATGGTTCGACCGCATCAGCCCATGGCGCATCGGCCACAAATACTGGCGACGCGTCATCGAGATTCGCGACGGTCTCCTCCAGATCAGCCCCCACCTCGTCGACCTCGGCTACGACACAGGGCGCCCGGCCGAGCAGCAAGCCGACACGATCCGAAGAGCGGTCGAACGACAGCGGGCGGGAACGGCGCCCCAGGCCAGGACAGCCCTCACTGTCGCAGAACCCAGTACCACCAACATAAACGACGATGTGAACCAGCTCGTCCGCCTCTCACAGGCCCTGGCCCAGAAAGGTAGTCCGTGA
- a CDS encoding amidohydrolase family protein: MEQAGDGRQLLITASQVLRGPRGEQIRDGAVLVEAGTIVVVGPRRTVEQQAQPTAVHSDYPGCTVLPGLINCHVHLAFDGGPDLVSTVRETPDDALLDGMAKRARQLLYSGVTTVRDLGDRDGLAIHLRDRVNRGKEIGPRIVAAGPPITPPRGHCWFLGGEAEGEQQLRQRVQHNADMGADVIKVMASGGQITPNSPPMWQTQFTENDLKIVVDQASRLRLPVAAHAHGTHAIQAAVNAGVATIEHCTWLQDGGGGYDTQDAVARTMAERGIYACVAWPPDWQGFMARLGAERADMVVNRFQWMARVGIPLIPGTDAGLPRSGFTDFAEALKLYTHVGYTADQVIEMATTTSAQALGLNRVGQITAGHSADILIVEGDPTTNLDSLSQRQEILMRGIPTMK, encoded by the coding sequence ATGGAACAGGCTGGTGACGGTCGGCAGCTGCTGATCACCGCGTCCCAGGTACTTCGAGGCCCTCGCGGTGAACAAATCAGGGATGGTGCCGTTCTCGTCGAGGCAGGCACCATCGTGGTGGTCGGCCCCCGTCGCACTGTTGAGCAGCAGGCCCAGCCCACCGCGGTCCACTCCGACTATCCAGGTTGCACGGTGCTGCCGGGATTGATCAATTGCCACGTCCACCTGGCTTTCGACGGCGGCCCCGACCTCGTCAGCACAGTCCGTGAGACGCCCGACGATGCCTTACTCGACGGAATGGCCAAGCGGGCAAGACAACTGCTCTACTCCGGCGTGACCACCGTCCGGGACCTCGGCGACCGCGACGGGCTGGCCATCCACCTCCGCGACAGAGTGAACCGCGGCAAAGAGATCGGCCCACGAATCGTTGCCGCCGGCCCGCCGATCACACCACCACGAGGTCATTGCTGGTTTCTCGGCGGCGAAGCCGAAGGCGAACAACAGCTGCGGCAACGGGTGCAGCACAACGCCGACATGGGTGCCGACGTCATCAAAGTCATGGCCTCCGGCGGGCAGATCACCCCGAACTCGCCGCCGATGTGGCAAACCCAGTTCACAGAGAACGACCTGAAGATCGTCGTCGACCAAGCCAGTCGCCTCCGGCTCCCCGTCGCCGCACACGCACACGGCACTCACGCGATCCAGGCAGCGGTCAACGCTGGCGTCGCCACGATCGAGCACTGCACGTGGCTACAGGACGGCGGAGGCGGCTACGACACCCAGGACGCTGTGGCACGCACGATGGCCGAGCGCGGCATCTACGCCTGCGTTGCATGGCCTCCCGACTGGCAAGGTTTCATGGCGCGACTAGGAGCTGAAAGAGCCGACATGGTCGTCAACAGGTTCCAATGGATGGCCCGAGTTGGTATACCCCTCATCCCCGGGACCGACGCAGGCCTACCTCGCTCAGGCTTCACCGACTTCGCCGAGGCACTCAAGCTCTACACTCACGTCGGCTACACAGCAGACCAGGTCATCGAAATGGCCACTACAACGAGCGCGCAGGCCCTCGGCCTAAACCGTGTCGGTCAGATCACAGCAGGCCACAGCGCTGACATCCTGATCGTCGAGGGCGACCCGACGACCAACCTCGACTCCTTGAGTCAGCGTCAGGAAATACTGATGCGGGGCATTCCAACGATGAAATAG
- a CDS encoding helix-turn-helix domain-containing protein, whose amino-acid sequence MSEPGHDMHSASGNEAAGEPFAVLLRRLIGLRKLPDGRPYTVADVDKDLNRDQKRISKSHLYGLVNGTSEPSLEVTQTLADYFGVELEYFGKGTRARALQNQYALLEKLSHEGVQEVAFRASELSGDQLRSVLDFIEFQTSRKDDPDNTSG is encoded by the coding sequence GTGTCCGAACCTGGCCACGACATGCACAGCGCATCGGGGAATGAGGCTGCTGGCGAGCCGTTCGCCGTGCTGCTGCGGCGCTTGATCGGTCTGAGGAAGCTCCCGGACGGCAGACCGTACACCGTCGCTGACGTGGACAAGGACCTCAACCGCGATCAGAAGCGGATCTCCAAGAGTCATTTGTACGGGCTGGTCAACGGCACCAGTGAACCAAGCCTGGAGGTCACCCAGACCCTCGCCGACTACTTCGGCGTGGAGCTGGAGTACTTCGGGAAGGGAACACGAGCACGCGCCCTGCAAAACCAGTACGCGCTGCTGGAGAAGCTTTCACACGAGGGCGTACAAGAAGTCGCGTTCCGCGCAAGCGAGCTCTCGGGCGACCAGCTGCGGAGCGTATTGGACTTCATTGAGTTCCAGACCAGCCGAAAGGACGACCCAGATAACACGTCTGGGTGA